The Bosea sp. 685 DNA window CAGGCGCTCGCCCATGATTCCGGCGCCGATAATCCCGATCGAGAGTGTGGCCTGCGGCATGGCGGTCAAGGTCTCAAGCTGTGAGGGCAGGGCGGGATAGCAGGATTCGTGGGGGTCGGTCACTGTCCGGCGCCAGGGCGCTCCGGATCGCCGGGGGCGTCATCGTTCACGGCGTCGGCGAATTTGCGCATGAGCCGCACCAGTTCCACGACATCACGCTCATCCCAGCTGGCGAAAATGGCGCGGCCGATCCGGTCGCGTGCCTTGTCCACGGCCTCGGTCATGGCCTTGCCCTTCGGCGTCACGATCGCTTCCCGAACGCGACGGTCAGCGGCTCCGGCCTGGCGCGCGACGAGACCGAGGCTTTCCAGTTTGGCGACCTGCCGGCTGACGGTGGTGTAGTCGCGCCCGACGCGGTCGGCGAGATCGACGACCCCGATCGGGCCGCGCCGTTCGATGCCGACGAGCAGCGGGAACAGAGCGCGATCGAGCGAAATGCCGGCTTCCCGAACCATCATCTCGTCACGCTGGGGGCGGTTCATGATGCTGACGATGTCGATCAGCGCTCCGTGCAGAACCCTGAGCTGTTCAGATATATGTGTATTTTGCACATTTTGTCTTGACGGCATGCCGACCCTCCAATTATGTGCATACTACACATAAAGAGATGGCGATGACAGAGGATTTCACAGCGGAGGTGTTGATTTGTGGCGCGGGGACGGCCGGCCTCACACTCGCGATCGAACTTGCACGTCGCGGTCTATCCTTCCGCTTGATCGAGAAGATGGACGGGCCTTTCCGTGGTTCGCGCGGCAAGGGCATCCAGCCGCGAACACAGGAGGTCTTCGAGGATCTCGGCATTCTCGACCGCGTCGTCGCGGCCGGAGGCCTCTATCCGCGGCAGCGGGAATATCGCGACGACGGCAGCTATGCAGAATCCTATGTCACGGCGCATGAGGATCCGACGCCTGCCGAGCCCTACCGCCTCCCGCTCATGGTGCCGCAATTCCTGACCGAGGGCGTGATGCGCGAGCGCCTCGTCGAGCTCGGACATCGGCCTGAGTTCGGCTGCGAGCTGGTCGGATTGGAGCAGGACGAAGATGGCGTGACGGCGCGGCTGGTCTCCGGAGCCGGCGAAGAGGTCATGCGTGTGCGCTATCTCA harbors:
- a CDS encoding MarR family winged helix-turn-helix transcriptional regulator, whose product is MPSRQNVQNTHISEQLRVLHGALIDIVSIMNRPQRDEMMVREAGISLDRALFPLLVGIERRGPIGVVDLADRVGRDYTTVSRQVAKLESLGLVARQAGAADRRVREAIVTPKGKAMTEAVDKARDRIGRAIFASWDERDVVELVRLMRKFADAVNDDAPGDPERPGAGQ